The region AATCCACAGATATGTGTTCATCTTGTTCAAGCAGAGAGGAAGACAAACAGTGAGAGCTCCTTCTTCAAGAGACCGTTTCAACACAAGGAGATTCTCGGAAGAGAATGGCCTTGGTCTACCAGTTGCTGCAGTTTACTTCAATGCTCAAAGAGAAACTGCTGCAAGGAGAAGGTGATGACTCCAGCtccagaagaagaagaagaagaagaagaagaaaaaaagaaaagggttTCAGTTAATAAAGTTATTACTTCTTTCAATCTCAAGTATCTGAGATTTGTTTCTCTGGTTTTCTTAGGGTTTGGCATGGTTGAATAATAAGGTTAGGCTGTGTTTTTTATGAAATCTCTTCCTCtcttgagtttttctttttcaattttcttttggaGGTTGGTGGTGTTTAAAAGGTAGTAGATATTCTTGATGTACTTTGTACTTATAGCTTTTCTAGGTTATGAGAAGTTGGGGACCAAACTATAGTGTTATGTTTCTTTTAAGAATCTATGATTTGTTACAGGAAAGAACATAGCTTTACCAGAGCTGTTACTTACATTTTTTCATGCTCTATCAGTTCAATTTCTTCACCATTCAAACCAGTATTGCCATCACATGCATATTTTTgtttggttatatatatatatatatatatatatatatatatatatatatatatatatatatatatatatatgaatcaaTGGTAGAACAAGTGTTTCACATACCATTTGGTGTGGATACGAACTCCTCAAAATAGTTCATTAACCAATAATCCATTACTGTTGtagacattgatgaagttaaaGTCAAGGATTAAAATTTAAGGAATGACTAACTTGACACCAAAGTACGAAGAAAAGAAAGTGAAGTCTAAAATACAAAAGGACAAAAAAATGGTGATATCAAGTTGAAGCTTTAAACTGGATGGATAATCTTTTATCCCTGTCGTTTTCATGTAgtattagtttttcttttaaaaaaccAAAAGATTTTTATGAGAAGTTAGTTACATTTTTCGACATTTGATTTGTTTTCGTTAATAATATGTCGTGAGCACACTCTATAATTTATGTTCTTTGATCCATCATCACGACTTCTTGATGGAATTAatctttaactaaaaaatatgtcacaataaaaagaatattgttGCCGAAAGATGTATTTTgtccaaattaaatttaaaatattttacacaaaCCCATCAACAGAACTACTGCTTTACCTATTAACCGAcctatatattaaaatatggtttttgaaatatataatttatttattttgaatgtttgtattatataaaatgaaataatatgttCAAATGAAATTACTTCGGTACATCAATAGTTTCATATCactaatttaaattgaaaaaaataaatatatttaaactatttttaatttcaaaaattactGAAAGACAATATTTACACAATTATATGAAATCTTTACGCCGAtgtaaaatttatcaaaacttTGTTTCAATTTATACAATCTATTCATGACTATAATCCTTTATTTAATGTGAGACCAACACATATTCAATGATATTGCATGAAATATCTAGCATGAAACTTaacacacatttaattatattaacataTCATGATTTGAATTATTGATGAGTATAGCATTATTATGAATAACATATGTATCTAGAAAGGAGGCATGAATATAATTGCTGAATTATTTGGTGGCGACCCACGTTCGCACGCATTCTCTGAAAAGTGTGGAATGGTTATTATGCATATTCTATGCAAAACtatggaagaagaaagaaacaaaagctTCCAACACagcaaacaaaataataattgcCCTTATAAAGAGAGCCTGCGTGTCGCCTTCTCTATGGATCCGTATTTCAAACGTGGCAACATCTCATTAGTTGGATGTGACTTCCAACAACCTTAGACAAATTCAAATACTCTTTCAATCCCACTATACTTCTTCTATATGCATCATTCACCTCCTCACTTACTTAGTGGGGCCATTAATGGTGATGTTAATAATAACATAGACAAATAACTATgaacagaaacaaaaacaatgCAGGGACAAAATCTGTTGAACAAGTACTCTGCATAACATtagtgttgataggaaaaacaTTCTCCAGTTCACAACAAGATCAATTACAAATCCAGCAACAAGCTGTTACATTACTCAAACTTGTTCTTGTAAACCTATGAAGATAAATTACAACAAAATATACTACACAGAAACAAATCTGAGACATGCCAAAACAGAAGggtatttttcttctttctcttcctttgAAAGAACACTTAGTTTCCTATGATAAAAATGAAATCCAACTAAACTGCAATAGCAACCAGCTCATACTAATTCTACTAAGAATATCATATCTTGGCACTAAAAAGGTGGTGGGATTCTGACATATACATACACTGGATTTTCACCATATGAGGCTGGTTAAGAAGATAAACTATAGACTCCTTTATTGATCTAAGATTGTATGAAGTATCCACAAAATAATAATGGCCATGCACCAACCTATCATGTCTCAAGCATTTATTTCTGAATTGCATTGATGCTCCCTGCTGCAACTTCTTCTACCCCAAAACATGCCTGAACATGTTGTTTTATCAAGCCTTGGACCTTCCATTTTCTCCTGATCCATCGTCGACGATGCTTGTGACCGACGAACCGGTTCATCGGCTGCTTCGTGCGATTCAAATGTAGGGCAAGGACCATCATTGCAAGTGCAGAGAGGAATAGCTACAGAAGGAAATGGAGTACAAGTGACAGGGCAAAGCATCTCTGATGGAACTGAAGCTACGCGGTTCCTTCGAATCTCAGGGGTATGAGAAAGAGATGATGAGTGATCTAGGTCACGTGGGTGTAGCATGCATGGGGTACAGAGGCTGAGAGACACGtgcattttgttttcttttgcttGGGAACCTGGTAACTTCACGAAGGAGACAATTCCATGTCTGCAAAGAGGGCAAGGGATAGAGCCAGGAGGAACACACGTTTCAGAAGAAACATTGCTCGTTGAGCAAAGATAAAGTGCACATCTTACACAAAGCTCATGTCCACATCCTGCATGTAAAACGCTTGAAATCAGGATTTGTTTGATTTGGAtagcttttaaaatttgattttgaagctgttttgaaaatttgttcaaGTTTCTGAGTGGTGAAAGTTATTTGTCTGTGTTTTCAGGTTTTAAAAATGGTGAGTTTTGTATCCATCTTTTCTGAGTGTGCCTGTGCAGTTCATCAAATATCCTCTTGTAGAAAAgaagacaaaaataaagagatagattgaATGGAGTACCTTCAGCAGCCACAGAACATGACCTCTCAAGGCAGACAGCACAAACATCAACTTCACTGGAGGAGGTTGCAGTTGATTGCAATCCACAGTCTCTGCAGTTATTCAAATCAGTTTTGCATTTGCATCGAGAATAAACAACAGAGACATGTTTTAGCATTTAACTCTAAGTTGGAATATCAGGAAAAGGAGAACATTGgcaaaaacaaaagtaattttctctttctctttctccttctctttcGAGGGTtgataactccatcttttggtAATTATCTCGCTGTCTTTAAGAATCATACAATACCACAAATATCTTAATGAAAGACATTGTTGTTAGCATGTCTTAGCCTACACCtttttatatacaataaatCCCTTCAATACCAAAGATGTGTGAGTTAGTTACTGACACAAACATAAGTAAATATGTGTTTCGCTCGTCACATTCATGATTAGCCTCTATTGAGCATCATTTGATACAATATGATAAACATGATATCATAAGTACATTATAATGGAGACCACCAAAAGCAGTAATACATTCAATTTAGCAAGTACTGTGAGCAATCATATCATGAGAACATAGCAACTGTGTTTTTTCTGATAGAGGCCAACTAATATTACTATCAACTAGGGATGACTAACAAATTTGTACATGCAGAAATTGTCCAAACTTGTGTCGAAGTTGACGGGAATATCTAGATTGACCAAACAATGATCCGAGTATGGGTAATactcaatttttcaaattttagtaaagtaattttgaaatatatgcAATCACAATTTTCTCATTATTTAGCATTGAAGAGAACAAAATGTGTTGTTTTAGCATTAAATTCTTAATAATATCgaacatttcatttaatttgatttttatttttagtaaaaaaacgttatttaatatatatctaaACGGCTACCAACATGGATACAGGTATGCCCGTTGCCCGTTGAGGATGAagataaaacaaatttcaaactAATCAGGTATCGAGAATAGACATGTGATATTTGTCAATTGTTATAACATCATCGTGAAACCAATTCCATTAGTggtaaaaaaagtaatttccCATTTGCCTCTGATGTTTACTCTAAACTTAATTTACTCTAAAGTTTGGGAGCCTGTTTTAGAATCTATTTCTGAAGCAAAatactttgttatttttattgaaaatcgTACCCCTATGACAGACATACATTatgaaaagtaaatttgaaGTCGTTTCAAATTTGTGCTAATCTTTTTCCATCCTGTCTAAAATCAATGAATTAAGTTTAATGATAGTACTAAGTAAGTAAATCATGAATTCTCCAAAATAAAGGTTGACATTCTTATGCAATTGTGTTGTGATAACAAGTCTGTCATGAGCATAGTTAATAATCCAGTACAACATGAAAGGACCAAACACACTGAAATTGATAGGCATTTCATCAAAGATAATCTATCATTCCTATTTATACAAGACTCAATGACCAAATTTATCAAGATTAAAGAATGTTGCTAATTTAGTTTGTAGCAATAAATTGCTCCTAAATTTATATTGCTTCTCAAAACAACCCTTGTCATTAATATTTCTCTCTCTTTAATAATCGTTTACTAGTACAACCTTCTTTCTTTTAACTAGAGGTATCTTagtataaaaatactaatacaaGGAAAGTTATGAATTGGATCTTATAAAAAGGGACAAACCTTAGTtctaatttgtaatttataaatagGTATAGAGGgagtatattttatttcattggaCTGACAACAACATCAATCAGCCAAGTCATTTATTGTTTGAtctctttaataaaaaatctgaAGATCATAAGCCATTTCCCCGaagtattatttttcaatatcaCACTCCACATGcacaaataaaaactaataatgtATACTTATTTAAGAGGTAGACAAACAGTGAAAAGTATGAAATCTCAGTATCTCACATTTAGCATATCTGGGATTGTACAGAGTCCATCACAATGGaatgaatttttctttgttaggaaaaaaaaacttattatcaTTTTCATTATCTAGATTGCAGATATATTGACTGCAAAATTACCTGGCAATGTTGAGCACACTCATGAGAGGCAAGGACAAATAATTTGAAGAAGGAAACGTCGATATTGTGGCTTGAGAAGTGGGTGCCAGCAATGGTTCTAGCCAATGACGTCCCCACATCCTAGCAACATCAAGTGGAAGCCATCTAtagaacaaaaatttaaattcataccATTAAATCATTTATGTTACAGGCTTGCAAAAGTTTGAACAGAAATCTCCATTTAAAGTAACCTACCCATTGCAATTCAAAGCCATTCGACTGGCACCTCTTGCAAGGAGGATCTGAAAGAATAAAAGCATCATGACATGTTCAAAGGAAAAGACCAAatagaaaatcaaatcaaagttgaagaaattcttgcctGGCAGCATTTTAAATTGCCTCCACAAGCAGCATAATGCAATGGAGTGCTTCCAGCCCCTGTATCAATGCACATCAGTAAATTTCAAGGAAAGAAAACTACCATACATTTGTCAGAAAATCAAACCAAAGTAATTACCAATTAAATCCATTGAAGTTCCATAATGAAATGTTGCAGCTGACACATTAGCATCAAGATCAAGTAGCAGTTGTACACAATCAAAGTACCCATTTAATGCAGCCATATGAAGGGCAGTGATACCAGCATCAGCTGTTTTATTTACAAACCTCGACAGCACACTGCACTGGaatgaagtaaataaatagCAAGATAACATACAAATATTGTAACTTTACAGGATAGTCATGCCTTAAAACATTCTCAACTTCAACAAAACTATAAGAAAACTCAAGAGGGTGTAATCAGGTTGAATTGGGGTAGGTTTTGAACCATTAAAAAACCAAACCAATTAAACAACAATGGGTTGAAAATATCACATGTCACCAATGGTGAAAATATCACAAGTGAAATTCACCGCACCGGTAAAATACTGTTCTAAAATTAAGATAATGAAAAGGAAAGGCACACCTTTGTTCATGTGTGTTTTTCACATTTGATCCATCACCTTCCACATCCATGCGAGCATGTAAAGATTCAAAAGGAGCACTTGGAACAAAATCTGCAACAACAAGTCTGATGCATCTTGCATGTCCATTGATGGCTGCAAAGTGTAGAGCTGTCCTCCCACTGAGATAATCTGCTTTCATAACCTGTAATCAAATTGGCTAAGTCTGGTTCTTCTTGAAAAGAAACTTTAAGAATGTAAACAGGAAAATACACTTGAAGACCAATAATTCCCTTCCCATCTAACACATAGTTTCAACTCTCAACAATCAACCCTATGTCTATGGCCTCCATATGATACAACAGTTCAAATATAACTAAAAGACAGAAAGAGGGAGAGAAAAAAGAACAGTGAAGAGATTGAATTTCTCCCACATGAACACAGTAAATAAGTGAAGTACTCATACTCACATTACATCTGAAGAGCAGAAGAGTTTGTACAACTTCCCAATGACCATATCTACAAGCTTGCATCAATGCCGTCTGCAAATCAAGGAGAAAAGCAAACCAAATCTCATTTAGTGAACCATATGTGAATCAGTACAAAATACACATGCATCAAAAAGAAAAGCAACAGACATCcaaataaaattgtgaaattttagACATTATCATTCTAACAGCTATTGAATAGGGCACCAGATCACTGATCTGTGAATAATCACCAAACGCATGGAACAAAAccttatttcaatttcaaacacAACATAACCTTCCAACACCCAAGTTAACCTAAATTCATAGCACCATTGCAATCAAACAGAGTAAATTCATCAAATCAAAACCAACACCCACAAAACTTATATCCAAGCCCAAAATCAACCTTTCATGTTAAgcacacatttaaaaataaaacaccaaAACGGAAACCGTACCTGCCCACAATAATTTCTTGAATTCACATCAGCTCCATTTTCAAGCAACAATGCCACAATCTAACAGAAACCCAGATTACAAAATCAAAAGGCGAAGACACAGAAGCTTAGAAAATCAAAAAGGGGGTCGACGAAAACAGTAAAGACAGAAACTTCGAAagattaaaatgagaaaaacgaAAAGGGGTggttgaaaaatttaaattgaaaccTCGTTATGGCCTTTAGAAGCTGCAAAATGAAGAGGCGAATTGAGACCCCCAAAAGTGGAGTACTTTGCAAGACCAGGGTTGCATTCCAGAAGCATCTTCGCCTCAACCAAATCGCCGTCCCTCGCCGCCGACACCAACCTCTCGCCGGACGCCGAGCACCCAAATGAATTCcccatctctctctctctccctctctctctctctctctgagaTCAAATCTTCACAAAGGAAGCTCCGggcaaaaaaagaaacaaaatccAACCAAAGGCAGCAGAATCTAAACGCAATGGGATTTGAATGTATGTGTGTATTAATGTTGTGAAGGAAAATTGGAAACTTTGCCTTTGGATTGGGTGGAGAAGCTGTGTGGTGACGTGGCaaactttttctctctttctctctctctgtttATCTAATAACTGTATGAAACAGAGAAGggtaaaacaaaaagaaaggaaaaagcaAAGGTTGAAGGTGGTAGCTAGGAATGTGCTTGAAGTCGGTGTTAATGGTGGTGTGGTGTTGTGTGGAGCGAAACAAAAGGGAAAGGAGTGTGACAGAAAATGAAggctctttctctctctctctcttatttGTGTTATTATGTTCTTTCCTTCTACGTGGGTTCTCGTTGCTTTGACTTTTTGTTTGTCCCTGTTTGTTCGATACATCGGTTAAAATCGTTGTTGGGATTCATAGGattatagttttttctttttcttggtgGCAGtgaattttgtatattatattccatatttttatttttattttcagttctAACACTTTACTAACATTTAAGAAATAGTATGTATGTTAAGTGACACATAAATAGGATTTCAAAgacattctttttttttaatttccttttcacTTTACTCTTCTATAAAagttttagatttaaatatgtTCAGTTTTCAATATAcgatttgtttattttattatgtaaaatctttttcttcaaattgaATGTATGATAGAAGtgtataattttgatttaagtccttaaaataatatttatttgtattttatttataatattatgtcaataatatctaaaataattttagttcttttagtctcttgatttattttcaatgaTGACCACTCATATGTTTCCTATTATATGATGATCTGGAAATAGTGAAAATATACACTGAGCATTATAGACACAAAATCAATGTTTGCAATTATTGGCTATATACCATTAATATCAACATTC is a window of Vigna unguiculata cultivar IT97K-499-35 chromosome 4, ASM411807v1, whole genome shotgun sequence DNA encoding:
- the LOC114182063 gene encoding E3 ubiquitin-protein ligase XBAT33-like gives rise to the protein MGNSFGCSASGERLVSAARDGDLVEAKMLLECNPGLAKYSTFGGLNSPLHFAASKGHNEIVALLLENGADVNSRNYCGQTALMQACRYGHWEVVQTLLLFRCNVMKADYLSGRTALHFAAINGHARCIRLVVADFVPSAPFESLHARMDVEGDGSNVKNTHEQSVLSRFVNKTADAGITALHMAALNGYFDCVQLLLDLDANVSAATFHYGTSMDLIGAGSTPLHYAACGGNLKCCQILLARGASRMALNCNGWLPLDVARMWGRHWLEPLLAPTSQATISTFPSSNYLSLPLMSVLNIARDCGLQSTATSSSEVDVCAVCLERSCSVAAEGCGHELCVRCALYLCSTSNVSSETCVPPGSIPCPLCRHGIVSFVKLPGSQAKENKMHVSLSLCTPCMLHPRDLDHSSSLSHTPEIRRNRVASVPSEMLCPVTCTPFPSVAIPLCTCNDGPCPTFESHEAADEPVRRSQASSTMDQEKMEGPRLDKTTCSGMFWGRRSCSREHQCNSEINA